One Ranitomeya variabilis isolate aRanVar5 chromosome 4, aRanVar5.hap1, whole genome shotgun sequence genomic window, tcccacattcagaacatgaatataacttctctcctgtgtggattttgtgatgtctaataagatgtgatttgtggataaaacatttcccacattcagagcatgaatatggcttctcgccTGTATGAATTCTTCGATGTATTATAAGATGTGATTTGTgactaaaatatttcccacattcagaacatgaatatggcttctctcccgtgtgaattttctgatgtctaataagatgtgatttctgattaaaacatttcccacattctgaacataaaaatggcttctcgccTCCATGAATTCCCTGATGGATAGTAAGATCTGATTTTCGATTATAACATTTctgacatgaatatggcttctctcctgtgtgtctTCTCTGATGTGCTTCAagttctgatttctggttaaaacctttcctacactctgaacatgaaaatgttttCTGACATGTGTGACGTTTTTCATGTTgaacaaaatgtgatttcctttTAAAATATCTCCCGCATTTAGAACATAAATATGGTTTCTCCtttgtgtgagttttttgatggtAAACAAGATTTGACTTCCGAGTGTAAcatatcccacattctgaacatgaataggaATTCTTCCCATTGTGAGATGTTTGATGTTCAACATttcttctgttgtttttttttttcttaacattcTGTGATGAATCAGAAGATAGGAGTTGTTGTAAATCAGCAGATGATAGATTTTCCCTTGGAGAGGCTGGAATTATACTTGCAGTAATGACGCGCTCGTTACATTTCTCTTTTGTGAACCCAGGATCATCTACTTTAATATTAGAAGACATCACATGCCCTTTTGGACAATTGATacagtcacctgccaaaacaaaaATGAAGgttttttcattttaaaataaTATAACCATA contains:
- the LOC143767385 gene encoding uncharacterized protein LOC143767385 isoform X3; the encoded protein is MDRDKDKMAERILHLTLEILSRLTGEDYTVVKKTSSECCKAPVSEEWGRTLSPITGPPPHILIYGDINSQKILQLTYKMIELLTGEVPIRCQDVTVYFSMEEWEYLEGHRDLYKDVMMEVPQPLTSPGDCINCPKGHVMSSNIKVDDPGFTKEKCNERVITASIIPASPRENLSSADLQQLLSSDSSQNVKKKKNNRRNVEHQTSHNGKNSYSCSECGICYTRKSNLVYHQKTHTKEKPYLCSKCGRYFKRKSHFVQHEKRHTCQKTFSCSECRKGFNQKSELEAHQRRHTGEKPYSCQKCYNRKSDLTIHQGIHGGEKPFLCSECGKCFNQKSHLIRHQKIHTGEKPYSCSECGKYFSHKSHLIIHRRIHTGEKPYSCSECGKCFIHKSHLIRHHKIHTGEKLYSCSECGKSYSTKLLLVAHQRIHTGEKPFLCSECGKCFNQKSHLVTHQKIHTGEKPYLCSECGKCFNQKSHLVRHLRCHKGEKS
- the LOC143767385 gene encoding uncharacterized protein LOC143767385 isoform X2 — protein: MWCAALQVEFLTISNPLSGDLPYKRFFLIDLSRMDRDKDKMAERILHLTLEILSRLTGEDYTVVKKTSSECCKAPVSEEWGRTLSPITGPPPHILIYGDINSQKILQLTYKMIELLTGEVPIRCQDVTVYFSMEEWEYLEGHRDLYKDVMMEVPQPLTSPGDCINCPKGHVMSSNIKVDDPGFTKEKCNERVITASIIPASPRENLSSADLQQLLSSDSSQNVKKKKNNRRNVEHQTSHNGKNSYSCSECGICYTRKSNLVYHQKTHTKEKPYLCSKCGRYFKRKSHFVQHEKRHTCQKTFSCSECRKGFNQKSELEAHQRRHTGEKPYSCQKCYNRKSDLTIHQGIHGGEKPFLCSECGKCFNQKSHLIRHQKIHTGEKPYSCSECGKYFSHKSHLIIHRRIHTGEKPYSCSECGKCFIHKSHLIRHHKIHTGEKLYSCSECGKSYSTKLLLVAHQRIHTGEKPFLCSECGKCFNQKSHLVTHQKIHTGEKPYLCSECGKCFNQKSHLVRHLRCHKGEKS